The following coding sequences lie in one Arachis ipaensis cultivar K30076 chromosome B03, Araip1.1, whole genome shotgun sequence genomic window:
- the LOC107631519 gene encoding urease accessory protein G: protein MASGVEHSHDHHHDHDHDHHHNHDSGSNSWVGKDGRVYHSHDGLAPHSHEPIYSPGYFSRRAPPLSDRDFNERAFTVGIGGPVGTGKTALMLALCEHLRDNYSLAAVTNDIFTKEDGEFLVKHKALPEERIRAVETGGCPHAAIREDISINLGPLEELSNLYKADILLCESGGDNLAANFSRELADYIIYIIDVSGGDKIPRKGGPGITQADLLVINKTDLAAAIGADLAVMEKDALRMRDGGPFVFAQVKHKVGVQDIVNHVLQAWERATGKKRH, encoded by the exons ATGGCTTCAGGGGTTGAGCATAGCCATGATCATCACCATGACCATGACCATGACCACCACCACAACCACGACTCAGGTAGTAATTCATGGGTAGGAAAAGATGGGAGGGTGTACCATAGCCACGATGGACTCGCACCGCATTCTCACGAACCCATATACTCACCTGGCTACTTCAGCAGAAGAGCTCCACCTCTTTCCGACAGAGACTTCAATGAAAGAGCCTTCACTGTTGGTATTGGTGGACCCGTCGGCACCGG GAAAACAGCATTAATGTTGGCACTCTGTGAACATCTTCGAGATAACTACAGTCTTGCTGCT GTGACAAATGATATATTCACTAAAGAAGATGGTGAGTTCTTGGTGAAGCACAAAGCTCTTCCTGAGGAAAGGATACGTGCTGTAGAAACTGGGGGCTGCCCGCATGCCGCGATTAGGGAGGACATCAGTATTAATCTTGGACCATTGGAAGAGCTTTCAAACTTATACAAAGCAGATATACTTCTATGTGAATCTGGAGGAG ATAATCTGGCTGCCAATTTCAGCAGGGAACTGGCTGACTATATCATTTACATAATAGATGTATCTGGTGGCGATAAAATTCCTCGGAAAGGTGGTCCTGGAATCACACAGGCTGATCTCCTT GTGATAAACAAGACTGACCTTGCAGCAGCCATTGGAGCTGATTTGGCAGTCATGGAAAAGGATGCTCTTCGGATGAGAGATGGGGGGCCATTTGTCTTTGCACAG
- the LOC107631516 gene encoding uncharacterized protein At4g18257, which produces MGEEGNGKKRMVVESLGWLTESSIMPKKHRAIEGVGASSMMELKAELYKSQEDSKKSRELAGPDAEYQRAKSKIAPKDSFSAKNSGVEARDHKDKLELKAVNDGSVSYAALERKAELYEKLVRGELSDEEDQEKYCVDFFRKGIEQDELPQLENRDAAETVLRENEVADNDASVMLDVKKVGLGRTVGAVDNAEHKRNIWEVHEEANRAREKASEIKHRRQEQVAAHREKLKQAYLRKKLEQLKATTKGLGSDIKNT; this is translated from the exons ATGGGGGAAGAAGGGAACGGGAAGAAGAGGATGGTAGTTGAATCGCTGGGATGGCTAACGGAATCGTCGATAATGCCGAAGAAGCACCGCGCCATAGAGGGCGTGGGTGCGTCGTCGATGATGGAGTTGAAGGCCGAGCTCTACAAGTCTCAGGAAGATTCCAAGAAGTCTAGGGAACTCGCCGGCCCCGACGCCGAGTACCAACGCGCCAAGAGCAAGATCGCTCCCAAAGATTCCTTCTCCGCCAAGAATTCTGGTGTTGAAGCACGCGATCACAA GGATAAACTTGAGTTAAAAGCGGTTAATGATGGATCAGTGAGCTATGCAGCGCTGGAGAGGAAGGCCGAGCTGTATGAAAAGTTGGTTAGAGGTGAGCTGTCTGATGAAGAGGATCAAGAGAAGTATTGTGTAGATTTTTTTCGTAAGGGTATTGAGCAGGATGAGTTGCCACAGCTGGAAAATCGTGATGCTGCTGAGACTGTGCTGCGAGAAAATGAAGTCGCTGATAATGATGCTTCTGTGATGTTGGATGTGAAAAAGGTTGGGCTGGGGCGAACAGTTGGAGCTGTTGATAATGCTGAGCATAAGCGCAATATCTG GGAAGTTCATGAAGAAGCTAATCGAGCAAGAGAAAAGGCCTCTGAAATCAAACATCGCAGACAGGAGCAGGTAGCTGCTCATCGTGAGAAACTGAAACAAGCATATCTTCGGAAGAAGCTGGAGCAACTGAAAGCCACAACCAAAGGACTTGGATCTGACATAAAGAACACATGA
- the LOC107631517 gene encoding uncharacterized protein LOC107631517, protein MGSEEAKDPFKGVDWKAVGGEMQQNPSAKPALKKRLPKKVRQIPEYYFLPRWPLWKAFGFCSICIAGGVGAGMLVEAWIEKKVKEDGGVIWEFDK, encoded by the exons ATGGGGAGTGAAGAAGCAAAGGATCCCTTCAAAGGGGTGGATTGGAAAGCTGTTGGTGGTGAGATGCAGCAGAATCCTAGTGCTAAACCGGCCTTGAAGAAACGGCTCCCCAAGAAAGTTAGGCAAATCCCGGAATACTATTTTCTTCCTCGATGGCCATTATGGAAGGCGTTCGGCTTCTGCAGCATATGCATTGCTGGTGGAGTAGGTGCTGGAATGCTAGTGGAGGCCTGGATTGAAAAGAAAGTTAAAG AGGATGGAGGGGTTATATGGGAGTTCGATAAGTAA
- the LOC107631513 gene encoding DNA replication licensing factor MCM3, whose translation MDLNEEVRAAHKREFADFLDQDVGKGIYMDEIKALINHKRRRLIVNISDLHSFRDLGNRILRNPSEYMQAFCDAVTDAARAIDPKYLKEGEQVLVGFEGPFVSRRVTPRELLSEFIGSMVCVEGIVTKCSLVRPKVVKSVHFCPTTRQFTSREYRDITSNMGLPTGSVYPTRDERGNLLVTEYGLCKYKDHQTLSIQEVPENSAPGQLPRTVDVIAEDDLVDSCKPGDRVAVVGIYKALPGKTKGSVNGVFRTVLIANNVSLLNKEANAPIYSPEDLKNIKKIAERDDAFDLLGNSLAPSIYGHSWIKKAVILLMLSGVEKNLKNGTHLRGDINMMMVGDPSVAKSQLLRAIMNIAPLAISTTGRGSSGVGLTAAVTSDQETGERRLEAGAMVLADRGVVCIDEFDKMNDQDRVAIHEVMEQQTVTIAKAGIHASLNARCSVVAAANPIYGSYDRSLTPTKNIGLPDSLLSRFDLLFIVLDQMDPDIDRHISEHVLRMHRFRPATDGGGAALDGSSRYGREDEAETESSVFVKYNRMLHGKKTERGRKRDTLTIKFLKKYIHYAKHRIQPELSDEASEQIATAYAELRSANSNAKTGGTLPITARTLETIIRLSTAHAKLKLSRQVSKSDVDAALKVLNFAIYHKELTEMEERELEREKELERKRKAEHDAGGDDGADHGPRTRRRSTSDAMEVDDDTPAAQSAASLTPERIEAFNSLFGQHMRGNRLDVISIADLETVIKGADSSYSSQDILDLLKKLEDDNRVMIADGRVHMIS comes from the exons ATGGACTTGAACGAAGAAGTCAGGGCAGCTCACAAGCGAGAATTCGCCGATTTCTTGGACCAAGAT GTAGGGAAGGGAATTTACATGGACGAGATCAAAGCGCTCATCAATCACAAGCGCCGCCGCCTCATCGTCAACATCTCCGATCTTCACAGCTTCCGCGACTTGGGTAACAG GATTCTGAGGAATCCGAGCGAGTATATGCAAGCTTTCTGTGATGCGGTGACTGATGCTGCTCGTGCTATTGATCCCAAGTATTTAAAGGAAGGGGAACAGGTGCTTGTGGGTTTTGAAGGACCTTTCGTTTCTCGCCGAGTCACGCCAAGAGAGCTTCTCTCTGAATTCATTGGTTCTATGGTCTGTGTTGAGGGTATTGTCACCAAAT GTTCGCTTGTAAGGCCAAAGGTTGTTAAAAGTGTTCATTTCTGCCCCACCACTAGACAATTCACCAGTCGAGAATATCGTGATATTACATCCAACATGGGCTTGCCCACAGGGTCTGTTTATCCTACAAGG GATGAAAGAGGCAACTTGCTGGTGACTGAGTACGGGTTGTGCAAGTACAAAGATCACCAAACCTTGTCCATCCAAGAAGTTCCTGAGAACTCTGCTCCTGGTCAGCTCCCAAGGACCGTGGATGTCATAGCAGAGGATGACCTTGTTGATTCTTGCAAGCCTGGAGATCGTGTGGCTGTTGTAGGGATATATAAGGCTCTTCCAGGTAAAACCAAAGGAAGCGTAAATGGAGTATTCAG GACTGTGCTCATAGCCAACAATGTGTCTCTTCTCAACAAAGAGGCTAATGCGCCAATCTACAGTCCTGAAGACCTGAAAAACATAAAGAAGATAGCTGAAAGAGATGATGCATTTGACCTACTTGGTAATTCACTTGCACCTTCTATATATGGGCATTCATGGATTAAGAAGGCTGTGATTTTGTTAATGCTCAGTGGAGTTGAAAAGAACTTAAAGAATGGCACTCACTTGCGAGG TGACATCAACATGATGATGGTCGGTGATCCCTCTGTCGCCAAGTCCCAACTCCTAAGAGCAATTATGAATATTGCTCCTTTGGCCATATCAACTACGGGTAGGGGTTCTTCTGGGGTTGGTTTGACAGCAGCTGTTACTTCAGATCAAGAAACAG GGGAAAGACGCCTGGAAGCTGGGGCAATGGTTCTTGCTGACAGAGGTGTTGTCTGCATTGATGAATTTGACAAGATGAATGATCAAGATCGTGTTGCCATACATGAAGTTATGGAACAACAGACTGTGACTATTGCAAAAGCTGGCATTCATGCATCACTTAATGCACGATGCAGTGTGGTGGCTGCTGCAAATCCCATATATGGAAGT TATGATCGATCACTTACTCCGACAAAAAATATTGGACTTCCAGACTCCTTACTTTCTCGGTTTGATTTACTGTTTATTGTGTTGGATCAAATGGATCCCGATATTGATCGTCATATATCGGAGCATGTCTTGCGTATGCATCGATTTCGACCTGCTACTGATGGAG GTGGGGCAGCACTTGATGGGAGCTCAAGGTATGGAAGAGAAGACGAAGCAGAGACTGAATCGTCTGTGTTTGTAAAATATAACAGAATGCTGCATGGAAAGAAGACTGAAAGGGGTCGCAAACGTGATACTCTCACGATAAAGTTTCTTAAAAAGTATATCCATTATGCTAAGCATAGGATTCAACCTGAACTTTCTGATGAG GCTTCTGAGCAAATTGCCACAGCATATGCTGAGCTCAGAAGTGCCAACTCAAATGCAAAG ACTGGAGGAACACTTCCTATAACTGCCAGAACGCTAGAAACTATAATACGTCTCTCAACGGCTCATGCCAAATTGAAGTTGAGCCGGCAGGTTTCAAAGTCTGATGTTGATGCTGCTCTGAAGGTTCTTAATTTTGCAATATATCACAAAGAATTAACAGAAATGGAGGAGCGTGAGCTAGAGAGGGAAAAAGAACTTGAGAGAAAGCGTAAGGCGGAACATGATGCTGGTGGAGATGATGGTGCTGATCATGGTCCAAGAACTCGAAGAAG GTCAACGTCAGATGCCATGGAAGTAGATGATGATACACCAGCTGCTCAATCTGCAGCCAGTCTCACTCCTGAAAG AATCGAAGCGTTTAATTCTCTGTTTGGTCAGCACATGCGTGGCAATCGCCTGGATGTTATATCCATTGCAGATTTAGAGACTGTTATCAAAGGAGCTGATTCCAGTTACAGCTCCCAAGATATATTGGACCTACTAAAG AAATTGGAAGATGACAATAGAGTGATGATAGCTGATGGAAGGGTGCATATGATATCATAA